The Aliiroseovarius sediminilitoris region CTCAAAGGTTTAGAGGCCGTTCGCAAGCGTCCTGGCATGTATATCGGCGACACCGATGATGGGTCTGGTCTGCACCATATGGTATATGAAGTCGTGGACAACGGCATTGACGAGGCCCTGGCCGGTCATGCCGATGCCGTGAATGTCACAATCCACGCCGATAACTCGGTTTCTGTGTCGGACAACGGGCGCGGAATTCCCACCGATATCCACCAGGAAGAAGGCGTTTCGGCGGCCGAGGTCATCATGACCCAGCTTCACGCAGGCGGTAAGTTTGACTCGAACTCCTATAAGGTGTCGGGCGGGTTGCACGGCGTCGGTGTGTCGGTGGTGAACGCGCTGTCCGACTGGCTGGAACTGCGCATCTGGCGCGGCGGCAAAGAACACGTTGCGCGCTTTGAGCGTGGCGAGACCGTCGAACACCTGAAGGTCGTCGGTAATTGCGGCGACCGTACCGGCACCGAAGTGCGGTTTCTTGCGTCTACGACAACATTCTCGAACCTCGATTACCAGTTCAAGACGCTGGAAAACCGTCTGCGCGAGTTGAGCTTCCTGAACTCGGGCGTGCGGATCATCATCGAAGACGAACGCCCCGCCGAGAAACTGCGGACAGAACTGCATTACGAAGGCGGCGTGAAAGAGTTCGTGAAATACCTCGATCGCTCCAAGACCCCCCTGATGGAAGAACCCATCTTCGTCACGGGCGAAAAAGACGGGATCGGGGTCGAGGTCGGGATGTGGTGGAATGACGGCTATCACGAGAACGTGCTGCCCTTCACCAACAACATTCCGCAACGCGATGGCGGTGCGCATTTGGCGGGTTTCCGTGGGGCGCTGACCAGGACGCTGAACCTCTATGCCAACTCGACCGGGTTGGCCAAGAAGGAAAAGGTGAACTTCACCGGCGACGATGCGCGCGAGGGTCTGACCTGCGTACTTTCGGTCAAGGTGCCGGACCCCAAATTCTCGTCCCAGACCAAGGACAAGCTGGTCAGCTCGGAAGTGCGGCCCGCGGTCGAAGGGCTGATGAACGAGAAGTTGCAGGAGTGGTTTGACGAAAACCCGAACATTGCCAAGATGATTGTCGGCAAGATCATCGAAGCCGCTCTGGCGCGCGAAGCGGCCCGCAAGGCGCGCGAAATGACGCGTAAGAAATCATCGCTGGATGTGGCGTCCCTGCCCGGCAAGCTGGCCGATTGTCAGGAACGCGACCCCGCCAAGCGCGAGCTGTTCATGGTCGAGGGCGACTCGGCCGGTGGGTCGGCAAAACAGGGTCGATCCCGCCACAATCAGGCCGTTTTGCCCCTGCGCGGCAAGATTCTGAACGTCGAACGCGCGCGGTTTGACAAGATGCTGTCCAGCCAGGAAATCGGCACCATCATCACCGCCTTGGGTACGGGTATCGGGCGGGACGAATTCGACATCTCGAAGCTGCGCTATCACAAGATCATCATCATGACCGATGCGGACGTCGATGGCGCCCATATCCGCACGCTGCTTCTGACCTTCTTCTTCCGTCAGATGCCGGAACTGATTGAAGGCGGATACCTTTATATCGCGCAGCCGCCGCTTTACAAAGTCAGCCGCGGCAAGTCCGAGGTTTACGTGAAAGATCAGGTAGAATTGGAAGATTACCTGATTGCGCAGGGCATCGACGGCACCGTTCTGCGGCTTGCAAATGGTGAAGAGATCGCAGGGGCCGATCTGGCTCGCGTGGTCGAAGCCGCGCGCAGTTTCCGCCGCATCCTGGAAGCCTTTCCCACCCATTATCCGCGCAACATTCTGGAACAGGCTGCCCTTGCCGGTGCGTTTGATCCGGGTCGTGCCGATGCCGATCTGCAAGCCGTTGCTGAAAGCGTGGCGAAGCGATTGGACAAGGTCGCCGTGGAATACGAACGCGGTTGGCAAGGTCGGATCACCCAAGATCACGGTATTCGACTGGCTCGTATCCTGCGCGGAGTAGAAGAAATCCGCACCCTGGATGGCGCGGTGCTGCGCTCGGGAGAGGCACGCCGCCTGTCCGAGGTCTCGAAAGACACGCGCGACATCTACAGTGACAGCTCTCACCTCGTGCGCAAAGATCGTGAGGTTCTTGTGCAGGGACCAATTGACCTTCTGCAGGGTATTCTGACCGAAGGCGAAAAAGGTTTGACCTTGCAACGCTACAAGGGGTTGGGTGAGATGAACCCTGATCAGCTTTGGGAAACCACGCTGGACCCGGAAGCCCGCACGTTGCTTCAGGTGAAAGTGGACGATCTGGCAGATGCAGACGATCTGTTCACCAAGCTGATGGGCGATGTTGTCGAGCCGCGCCGCGAATTTATTCAGCAAAACGCGCTGTCCGTCGAGAATCTGGATTTCTAGTAGCTACTAGGTTTGGTCGAAAGAACAGGCAGCGG contains the following coding sequences:
- the gyrB gene encoding DNA topoisomerase (ATP-hydrolyzing) subunit B; translated protein: MADDAQTGAEYGAESIKVLKGLEAVRKRPGMYIGDTDDGSGLHHMVYEVVDNGIDEALAGHADAVNVTIHADNSVSVSDNGRGIPTDIHQEEGVSAAEVIMTQLHAGGKFDSNSYKVSGGLHGVGVSVVNALSDWLELRIWRGGKEHVARFERGETVEHLKVVGNCGDRTGTEVRFLASTTTFSNLDYQFKTLENRLRELSFLNSGVRIIIEDERPAEKLRTELHYEGGVKEFVKYLDRSKTPLMEEPIFVTGEKDGIGVEVGMWWNDGYHENVLPFTNNIPQRDGGAHLAGFRGALTRTLNLYANSTGLAKKEKVNFTGDDAREGLTCVLSVKVPDPKFSSQTKDKLVSSEVRPAVEGLMNEKLQEWFDENPNIAKMIVGKIIEAALAREAARKAREMTRKKSSLDVASLPGKLADCQERDPAKRELFMVEGDSAGGSAKQGRSRHNQAVLPLRGKILNVERARFDKMLSSQEIGTIITALGTGIGRDEFDISKLRYHKIIIMTDADVDGAHIRTLLLTFFFRQMPELIEGGYLYIAQPPLYKVSRGKSEVYVKDQVELEDYLIAQGIDGTVLRLANGEEIAGADLARVVEAARSFRRILEAFPTHYPRNILEQAALAGAFDPGRADADLQAVAESVAKRLDKVAVEYERGWQGRITQDHGIRLARILRGVEEIRTLDGAVLRSGEARRLSEVSKDTRDIYSDSSHLVRKDREVLVQGPIDLLQGILTEGEKGLTLQRYKGLGEMNPDQLWETTLDPEARTLLQVKVDDLADADDLFTKLMGDVVEPRREFIQQNALSVENLDF